From Desulfuromonas soudanensis, the proteins below share one genomic window:
- the katG gene encoding catalase/peroxidase HPI, translating into MSEESKCPVTGKSSKRVGGGTSNRDWWPNQLNLHILHQHSSKSNPLGEEFNYAEEFKKLDLAAVKKDLESLMTDSQEWWPADWGHYGGLMIRMAWHSAGTYRMGDGRGGAGSGSQRLAPLNSWPDNVNLDKARRLLWPIKQKYGRKISWADLMILAGNCALESMGFKTFGFGGGREDVWEPEEDIYWGSEDKWLGDQRYSGNRDLENPLAAVQMGLIYVNPEGPNGEPDPVASGRDVRETFARMAMNDEETVALVAGGHTFGKCHGAAPATHVGPEPEAAGIEEQGLGWKSSFGRGKGGDTISSGIEGAWKPNPTQWDMGYLKVLFKYEWELVKSPAGANQYLAKDVAEEDLVVDAHDPTKKRRPMMTTADLSLRFDPIYEPIARGYQQNPEKFADAFARAWFKLTHRDMGPRSRYLGPEVPAEELIWQDPVPAVDHQLIDAQDIAALKGKILASGLSVSQLVATAWASASTFRGSDKRGGANGARLRLAPQKDWEVNQPAQLQTVLQALEKIRKEFNGAQAGGKRVSLADLIVLGGCAAVEQAAKKAGQVVTVPFAPGRTDASQTQTDTEAFAVLEPKADGFRNYQKSKYAVSAEELLVDRAQLLTLTAPEMTVLIGGLRVLNANCGQSRHGVFTRRPETLTNDFFVNLLDMGTTWKSTSEDDDIFEGRDRKSGELKWTGTRVDLIFGANSQLRAVAEVYGCKDSQEKFLHDFVAVWDKVMNLDRFDLA; encoded by the coding sequence ATGAGTGAAGAGAGCAAGTGCCCGGTCACGGGTAAATCCAGCAAACGGGTCGGCGGCGGGACCTCGAACCGGGACTGGTGGCCGAACCAGTTGAACCTTCATATCCTGCACCAGCATTCCTCCAAGTCCAATCCGTTGGGTGAGGAGTTCAATTACGCAGAGGAATTCAAGAAGCTCGACCTTGCGGCCGTAAAGAAGGATCTTGAAAGCCTGATGACCGACTCCCAGGAGTGGTGGCCGGCTGACTGGGGTCACTACGGGGGGCTCATGATCCGGATGGCGTGGCACAGCGCCGGCACCTATCGCATGGGCGACGGCCGCGGGGGTGCAGGCTCCGGTTCCCAGCGCCTGGCGCCCCTCAACAGTTGGCCCGACAACGTCAACCTCGACAAGGCGCGCCGCCTCCTCTGGCCGATCAAGCAGAAATATGGCCGAAAAATCTCCTGGGCCGACCTGATGATCCTGGCCGGCAACTGCGCCCTGGAGTCCATGGGCTTCAAGACCTTCGGCTTCGGCGGCGGGCGCGAAGATGTGTGGGAGCCGGAAGAGGATATTTATTGGGGATCGGAAGATAAGTGGCTCGGCGACCAGCGCTACAGCGGTAATCGTGACCTCGAAAATCCCCTCGCCGCCGTGCAGATGGGCCTGATCTACGTGAACCCGGAAGGGCCGAACGGCGAGCCTGATCCGGTCGCCTCCGGCCGCGACGTGCGCGAAACCTTCGCCCGTATGGCGATGAACGACGAGGAGACCGTTGCTCTGGTCGCCGGCGGGCACACTTTTGGTAAATGCCATGGCGCGGCTCCTGCCACCCATGTCGGTCCCGAGCCCGAAGCGGCCGGCATCGAGGAGCAGGGCCTCGGCTGGAAGAGCAGCTTCGGCCGCGGCAAGGGGGGCGATACGATCAGCAGCGGAATCGAGGGGGCCTGGAAACCGAACCCGACCCAGTGGGACATGGGCTACCTGAAGGTCCTGTTCAAATACGAGTGGGAACTGGTGAAGAGTCCGGCCGGTGCCAACCAGTACCTGGCCAAGGACGTCGCCGAAGAGGACCTGGTGGTCGACGCCCACGATCCGACCAAGAAACGCCGGCCGATGATGACCACGGCCGACCTCTCCCTGCGCTTCGACCCGATCTACGAGCCGATCGCGCGGGGCTACCAGCAGAATCCCGAAAAATTTGCCGATGCCTTTGCCCGCGCCTGGTTCAAGCTGACCCACCGCGACATGGGCCCGCGCTCGCGCTATCTCGGTCCCGAGGTCCCGGCCGAGGAACTGATCTGGCAGGACCCGGTCCCCGCCGTCGATCACCAGCTGATCGACGCGCAGGACATCGCCGCCCTCAAGGGGAAGATCCTCGCCTCGGGGCTGTCGGTCTCCCAGCTGGTGGCGACGGCCTGGGCGTCGGCGTCCACCTTCCGCGGCTCCGACAAGCGTGGCGGGGCCAACGGCGCACGCCTCCGTCTTGCGCCGCAGAAGGACTGGGAGGTGAACCAGCCGGCGCAGCTGCAGACGGTGCTGCAGGCCCTTGAGAAAATCCGGAAGGAGTTCAACGGTGCGCAGGCTGGCGGCAAGAGGGTTTCCCTTGCCGACCTGATCGTCCTCGGCGGTTGCGCGGCCGTCGAGCAGGCGGCGAAGAAGGCCGGTCAGGTTGTCACCGTTCCCTTCGCGCCGGGTCGCACGGATGCGTCGCAGACGCAAACCGATACGGAGGCGTTCGCCGTCCTCGAACCGAAAGCGGACGGGTTCCGCAACTACCAGAAGAGCAAATATGCCGTATCGGCGGAGGAGTTGCTGGTCGACCGGGCGCAACTGCTGACGCTGACGGCGCCGGAGATGACGGTTCTGATCGGCGGCCTGCGCGTGCTGAATGCCAATTGTGGACAGTCCCGACACGGCGTCTTCACCAGGCGCCCGGAGACGCTCACCAACGATTTCTTCGTCAATCTCCTCGACATGGGCACGACCTGGAAATCGACATCGGAAGACGACGACATCTTCGAGGGGCGGGATCGCAAAAGCGGCGAACTTAAATGGACCGGCACCCGTGTCGACCTCATCTTCGGTGCGAACTCCCAACTCCGGGCCGTGGCGGAAGTCTACGGCTGTAAGGACTCGCAGGAGAAGTTCCTGCACGACTTTGTCGCGGTGTGGGACAAGGTCATGAACCTGGACCGTTTCGACCTCGCCTGA